Proteins co-encoded in one Acinetobacter lwoffii genomic window:
- the znuC gene encoding zinc ABC transporter ATP-binding protein ZnuC → MPQQSLSASPLIQLSKIWVKIDERDILKAIDFSLQEKEIVTLIGPNGAGKSTLIKVMLGILKPQSGEIKTARKLKFSYVPQKFNPSHSLPLRVKDLLALEKCPSQIKTEIIRDTGISKLQDSKVQQLSGGERQRVLLARALLRQPDILVLDEPMQGLDIQSEAELYEYVRNLPEKYGCAVLMVSHDLQWVMQGTTRVVCLNKHICCSGLPESVQQHPEYQAIFGTNRVFYQHHHDHCAHGDSATPCQHDSRPHIHPEPEA, encoded by the coding sequence GTGCCGCAACAAAGCTTAAGTGCCTCTCCCTTGATTCAGCTTTCCAAGATCTGGGTCAAAATCGATGAGCGCGATATCTTAAAAGCCATTGATTTCTCGTTACAAGAGAAAGAAATTGTCACACTGATTGGTCCCAATGGTGCTGGTAAATCGACCTTGATTAAAGTCATGCTGGGCATACTGAAACCACAATCGGGTGAAATCAAAACTGCGCGCAAACTCAAATTTTCCTATGTGCCGCAAAAATTCAATCCCTCACATAGCTTACCGCTACGGGTAAAAGATTTATTAGCACTAGAAAAGTGCCCGTCCCAGATTAAAACTGAAATTATCCGGGATACCGGTATTAGTAAACTGCAAGATTCTAAAGTTCAGCAGTTGTCTGGTGGCGAACGTCAGCGGGTGCTATTGGCTCGTGCCTTATTACGTCAGCCGGACATTTTAGTTCTCGATGAACCGATGCAGGGTCTAGACATCCAGTCCGAAGCTGAACTGTATGAATATGTGCGTAACTTGCCGGAAAAATATGGCTGTGCCGTACTGATGGTTTCACATGACCTACAATGGGTGATGCAAGGTACGACTCGTGTGGTCTGCTTAAACAAGCATATCTGTTGTAGCGGGCTGCCGGAAAGCGTGCAGCAACATCCTGAATATCAGGCGATTTTTGGCACCAATCGCGTATTCTATCAACATCATCATGATCATTGCGCGCATGGCGATTCTGCCACACCCTGTCAGCATGATTCACGCCCTCATATCCACCCCGAGCCGGAAGCTTAA
- a CDS encoding transcriptional repressor, whose amino-acid sequence MGSCSHEHHNALHGVHDHPNVAQRLAEAESLCAASGARLTPLRKEVLELILNAHGPMGAYDLLAQMKNASDRPAAPPTVYRTLDFLLSKGLIHRLTSINAYIPCCHPREGHQAAFLICTECKAVKEASAQGLLDQLDALASSDDFTAHHSIIEISGICQQCRNKA is encoded by the coding sequence ATGGGTTCCTGTTCGCACGAACACCACAACGCATTGCACGGCGTGCACGACCATCCCAATGTCGCACAACGTCTTGCTGAAGCGGAAAGTCTTTGTGCAGCAAGCGGCGCACGCCTTACACCTTTACGTAAAGAAGTGCTGGAACTCATTCTGAATGCGCATGGCCCGATGGGCGCCTATGATCTGCTGGCACAAATGAAAAATGCCAGTGATCGTCCTGCAGCCCCACCAACGGTGTATCGCACTCTGGATTTTTTATTAAGCAAAGGGCTGATTCATCGCCTGACCTCGATCAATGCCTATATTCCCTGTTGCCATCCGCGTGAAGGTCATCAGGCTGCTTTTTTAATCTGCACCGAATGTAAAGCCGTGAAAGAAGCGTCGGCTCAGGGCCTGCTCGATCAACTCGATGCACTGGCCAGCTCGGACGACTTCACGGCACATCACAGCATTATCGAAATTTCAGGAATTTGTCAGCAGTGCCGCAACAAAGCTTAA
- a CDS encoding metal ABC transporter solute-binding protein, Zn/Mn family, translating into MFRLLAISLLALFSTLSWSQSLVVSTQPIHLIAKKITQGVEQPTLLLANQSGHDVSLTPAHRKTIQNAGLVIWLGQAHEAPLAKVLNESNKGIALLDSGILTTLPMRNPRGEALKNTVDTHVWLDPNNAVRIGFFIAALRSQQLPEHRERYWKNARDFAQNMFATAQRYSSSNKAKPYWSYHDAYQYLERPLNLKFMGALTDDPHVSPTVAQIKFLQDHRPQRKMCLLAEGHASENQYRKLNPVLFQHVDESMSGARDFVQAWQQLATETQKCVLNAR; encoded by the coding sequence ATGTTCCGTCTTCTTGCAATCAGTCTGCTCGCATTGTTCAGTACACTCAGTTGGTCACAAAGTCTGGTGGTGTCTACGCAGCCGATCCATCTGATTGCCAAGAAAATTACCCAAGGTGTGGAACAGCCGACTTTATTGCTGGCCAACCAAAGTGGACATGATGTGAGTCTGACTCCGGCGCATCGAAAAACTATTCAGAATGCAGGTCTGGTGATCTGGCTGGGTCAGGCGCATGAAGCACCCTTGGCGAAAGTGCTGAATGAAAGTAATAAAGGTATCGCACTTTTAGACTCCGGAATTTTGACGACCTTGCCGATGCGTAATCCGCGTGGCGAGGCCTTAAAAAATACGGTAGACACGCATGTCTGGCTCGATCCGAATAATGCGGTACGGATAGGTTTCTTTATTGCGGCGCTACGTTCGCAGCAACTGCCGGAGCATCGTGAACGCTACTGGAAAAATGCCCGTGACTTTGCACAAAACATGTTTGCTACGGCCCAGCGTTATAGTTCAAGCAACAAGGCCAAACCTTATTGGTCTTATCACGATGCCTACCAGTATCTTGAGCGCCCACTCAATTTAAAATTCATGGGGGCATTGACCGATGATCCGCATGTTTCGCCAACCGTAGCCCAAATCAAGTTTTTACAGGATCATCGTCCACAGCGCAAAATGTGTCTGCTGGCCGAAGGTCATGCCAGTGAAAACCAGTACCGCAAACTCAATCCGGTACTGTTCCAGCATGTCGATGAAAGCATGAGCGGGGCAAGGGACTTTGTGCAGGCTTGGCAGCAATTGGCTACAGAAACCCAGAAATGTGTACTAAATGCACGCTAA
- a CDS encoding ATP synthase subunit I, which produces MSRTSRLIDRRLAKALVLLQACMIPVSALIGWVVKDSTAALSAALGALVCWLATCYFSWQSFRAAGARASKQVLSNMYKGLMGKFAIVIVGFILILSNVKPLSAVALFCGFILVQAMSWVAPFWASRLQK; this is translated from the coding sequence ATGAGCCGAACTAGTCGCTTGATTGACCGACGATTAGCGAAAGCTTTGGTCCTCCTGCAAGCCTGTATGATCCCTGTTTCAGCCTTGATCGGCTGGGTCGTGAAAGACTCAACCGCAGCCTTGAGTGCAGCATTAGGTGCACTGGTATGTTGGCTCGCGACTTGTTATTTTTCGTGGCAATCGTTTCGAGCAGCAGGAGCCCGCGCGTCTAAACAAGTTCTTTCGAACATGTATAAAGGCTTGATGGGAAAGTTTGCCATTGTGATTGTTGGTTTCATTTTAATTTTAAGCAATGTTAAACCGTTGTCAGCGGTGGCGTTGTTTTGTGGTTTTATACTTGTTCAAGCCATGTCGTGGGTCGCTCCGTTTTGGGCGTCACGTCTACAAAAATGA
- the atpB gene encoding F0F1 ATP synthase subunit A: MAAEEHALTSTEYIKHHLTNMTYGKMPDGTWKLAESGAEAQQMGFTAIHLDSMGWSIGLGLIFCLLFWLVAKAANAGVPTKFQSAIEMIIEFVDSSVRDTFHGKSRLIAPLALTIFVWIFLMNLMDLIPVDFIPYVAQHAIASMLGVDPHQVYFKIVPTTDPNITLGMSISVFFLIIFYSIREKGVGGFVGELALNPFNPSNPVAKVLLIPFNLLLELTTFLARPVSLALRLFGNMYAGELIFILIALLPFWIQWALSVPWAIFHILIITLQAFIFMMLTIVYMSMASEKH; the protein is encoded by the coding sequence ATGGCTGCTGAAGAACATGCCCTTACTTCGACCGAGTATATCAAGCATCACTTGACCAACATGACCTATGGCAAAATGCCGGACGGTACGTGGAAATTGGCCGAGAGCGGTGCTGAAGCTCAACAGATGGGGTTCACTGCTATTCACTTGGATTCAATGGGTTGGTCTATCGGACTGGGTCTGATTTTCTGTTTGTTGTTCTGGTTGGTTGCGAAAGCGGCTAATGCTGGTGTTCCTACCAAGTTCCAGTCTGCAATTGAAATGATTATCGAGTTTGTAGATTCAAGTGTACGTGATACCTTCCATGGGAAGTCTCGATTAATTGCACCCTTAGCATTAACCATTTTCGTGTGGATTTTCCTCATGAACTTGATGGATTTGATCCCTGTTGACTTTATTCCTTATGTAGCTCAACACGCGATTGCTTCTATGCTGGGTGTAGACCCTCATCAGGTTTACTTTAAAATTGTTCCGACTACAGATCCAAACATTACCCTCGGTATGTCTATTTCTGTATTCTTCTTAATTATTTTCTATAGTATTCGTGAGAAAGGTGTTGGCGGCTTCGTTGGTGAGTTAGCACTGAACCCATTTAACCCAAGTAATCCAGTTGCTAAAGTGCTTTTAATTCCATTCAACTTATTGTTGGAATTGACTACTTTCTTGGCGCGACCAGTTTCATTGGCTCTACGACTGTTCGGTAACATGTATGCGGGTGAGTTAATCTTCATTCTTATCGCGTTATTACCGTTCTGGATCCAGTGGGCGTTGTCTGTGCCTTGGGCGATTTTCCACATTTTGATTATTACGCTACAAGCATTCATTTTCATGATGTTGACTATCGTGTACATGAGTATGGCAAGCGAAAAGCATTAA
- the atpE gene encoding F0F1 ATP synthase subunit C, producing the protein MELTLGLVAIASAILIAFGALGTAIGFGLLGGRFLEAVARQPELAPQLQTRMFLIAGLLDAVPMIGVGIGLFFIFANPFVG; encoded by the coding sequence ATGGAACTCACTTTAGGTCTAGTTGCAATTGCATCTGCTATCTTGATCGCTTTCGGTGCTTTAGGTACTGCGATTGGTTTTGGTCTTCTAGGCGGCCGTTTCCTTGAAGCTGTAGCTCGTCAACCAGAATTGGCTCCACAACTTCAAACTCGTATGTTCTTAATCGCGGGTCTTCTTGATGCTGTGCCTATGATCGGTGTTGGTATTGGCTTGTTCTTCATCTTCGCTAATCCATTTGTAGGTTAA
- a CDS encoding F0F1 ATP synthase subunit B: MNINLTLFGQAIAFAIFVAFCMKFVWPPLINAISERQRKIADGLNAAEKAKADLADAQAQVKAELDAAKAQAAQLIEQANRRGAQLIEEARTQAAAEGERIRQQAKEAVDTEINAAREELRQQVAALAVTGAEKILSQQVDAEAHNAMLTQLAAKL, translated from the coding sequence ATGAATATCAACCTCACATTGTTTGGCCAAGCGATTGCGTTTGCGATTTTTGTCGCATTCTGCATGAAGTTTGTATGGCCACCACTAATCAATGCGATTAGTGAACGTCAGCGTAAAATCGCTGATGGCTTAAATGCTGCTGAAAAAGCGAAGGCTGACCTTGCAGATGCGCAAGCACAAGTGAAAGCTGAGTTAGACGCGGCAAAAGCACAAGCGGCTCAATTGATCGAACAAGCGAACCGTCGTGGTGCACAATTGATCGAAGAAGCGCGTACCCAAGCTGCGGCTGAAGGTGAGCGTATTCGTCAACAGGCTAAAGAAGCTGTTGATACTGAAATCAATGCTGCTCGCGAAGAATTGCGTCAACAAGTGGCTGCTCTTGCAGTAACTGGTGCTGAGAAAATTCTTAGCCAGCAAGTTGATGCAGAAGCTCACAATGCCATGCTGACTCAGCTGGCTGCTAAACTTTAA
- a CDS encoding F0F1 ATP synthase subunit delta: MAELLTLARPYAKAAFAYASEQSATDSWSTALELLSAAVQDEAFSAYLNRPELTPAEQVALFAKVLGEDQTAAVSNFLTLLAENNRLVLLPEIAAEYEQLKSQNNNTVDVVIESAFPLTSVQEQLLTHALEKKFEAAVNVSVEVNPALIAGVVIRAGDQVIDDSALNKLEKMRTRLLA, encoded by the coding sequence ATGGCTGAACTCTTGACGTTGGCACGCCCATACGCTAAAGCAGCATTTGCTTACGCTTCTGAGCAAAGTGCAACTGACTCTTGGTCAACAGCACTTGAATTGCTCAGTGCTGCGGTGCAAGACGAAGCATTTTCAGCTTATCTAAATCGCCCTGAGCTTACACCTGCTGAGCAGGTGGCTCTTTTTGCGAAAGTTTTAGGTGAAGACCAAACTGCAGCAGTGTCTAACTTCCTGACATTGCTTGCAGAGAATAACCGTTTGGTTCTTCTTCCTGAGATTGCAGCAGAATATGAGCAGCTTAAATCACAGAATAACAATACTGTGGATGTTGTGATTGAATCAGCATTCCCATTGACTTCTGTACAGGAACAACTTCTTACTCACGCATTAGAGAAAAAATTCGAAGCGGCGGTAAATGTTTCTGTAGAAGTTAACCCAGCGCTGATTGCTGGTGTAGTTATTCGTGCAGGCGACCAAGTGATAGATGATTCTGCGCTTAACAAGCTTGAAAAAATGCGTACTCGTCTTCTTGCTTAA
- the atpA gene encoding F0F1 ATP synthase subunit alpha yields the protein MQQLNPSEISALIKQRIGDLDTSATAKNEGTIVMVSDGIVRIHGLADAMYGEMIEFDGGLYGMALNLEQDSVGVVVLGNYLSLQEGQKARCTGRVLEVPVGPELLGRVVDALGNPIDGKGPIDAKLTDAVEKVAPGVIWRQSVDQPVQTGYKSVDTMIPVGRGQRELIIGDRQTGKTAMAIDAIIAQKNSGIKCVYVAIGQKQSTIANVVRKLEETGAMAYTTVVAAAAADPAAMLYLAPYSGCTMGEYFRDRGEDALIIYDDLSKQAVAYRQISLLLRRPPGREAYPGDVFYLHSRLLERASRVSADYVEKFTNGEVKGQTGSLTALPIIETQAGDVSAFVPTNVISITDGQIFLETSLFNAGIRPAVNAGISVSRVGGSAQTKIIKKLSGGIRTALAQYRELAAFAQFASDLDEATRKQLEHGQRVTELMKQKQYAPYSIADQAVSIYASNEGYMADVDVKKIVDFDAALISYFRSEHAALMQQIDASGDYNKDIEAAIKAGIESFKATQTY from the coding sequence ATGCAACAACTGAATCCATCCGAGATCAGTGCGCTCATTAAACAGCGTATCGGCGATCTGGACACCAGCGCAACCGCTAAGAACGAAGGAACCATTGTTATGGTTTCCGACGGTATTGTGCGTATTCACGGCTTAGCTGACGCTATGTACGGTGAAATGATCGAATTCGACGGCGGCCTTTACGGTATGGCACTGAACCTAGAACAGGATTCAGTGGGCGTCGTTGTTTTAGGTAACTACTTAAGCCTTCAAGAAGGTCAAAAAGCGCGTTGCACAGGTCGTGTATTAGAAGTTCCGGTTGGTCCAGAACTTTTAGGCCGTGTAGTAGATGCTTTGGGTAACCCGATTGATGGTAAAGGCCCTATTGATGCAAAATTAACTGATGCTGTTGAAAAAGTAGCACCAGGCGTAATTTGGCGTCAATCAGTGGATCAACCTGTACAAACTGGTTATAAATCAGTAGATACAATGATCCCTGTAGGCCGTGGTCAACGTGAGTTGATCATTGGTGACCGTCAAACTGGTAAAACAGCAATGGCGATCGACGCGATCATCGCTCAGAAAAACTCTGGCATTAAATGTGTATACGTAGCAATCGGTCAAAAACAATCGACTATCGCTAACGTGGTACGCAAGCTAGAAGAAACTGGCGCTATGGCGTATACAACTGTTGTAGCTGCAGCTGCAGCTGATCCAGCAGCAATGCTGTATTTAGCTCCGTATTCTGGCTGTACAATGGGCGAATACTTCCGTGACCGCGGTGAAGATGCGTTAATCATTTATGATGACTTGTCTAAGCAAGCTGTTGCTTACCGTCAAATTTCATTGCTTTTACGCCGTCCACCAGGTCGTGAAGCGTATCCAGGTGACGTGTTCTATCTACACTCGCGTCTACTTGAACGTGCTTCTCGTGTATCTGCTGACTACGTTGAGAAATTCACTAACGGTGAAGTTAAAGGCCAAACTGGTTCATTAACTGCATTGCCGATTATTGAAACTCAAGCGGGTGACGTATCTGCATTCGTACCAACCAACGTAATTTCGATTACTGATGGTCAGATCTTCCTTGAAACATCATTATTCAACGCAGGTATTCGTCCTGCTGTGAACGCGGGTATCTCTGTATCTCGTGTTGGTGGTTCAGCGCAAACTAAGATCATCAAGAAATTGTCTGGTGGTATCCGTACTGCTTTGGCGCAATACCGTGAATTGGCAGCATTTGCTCAGTTCGCTTCTGATCTTGACGAAGCAACTCGTAAGCAACTTGAACATGGTCAACGTGTAACTGAGTTAATGAAGCAAAAACAATATGCTCCATACTCAATTGCTGACCAAGCTGTTTCAATTTATGCATCTAACGAAGGCTACATGGCTGACGTAGACGTTAAGAAAATCGTAGACTTTGATGCTGCGTTAATTTCTTACTTCCGTTCAGAACATGCTGCGTTAATGCAACAAATCGATGCCTCTGGTGATTACAACAAAGACATCGAAGCTGCAATCAAAGCAGGTATTGAAAGCTTTAAAGCGACTCAAACTTACTAA
- the atpG gene encoding F0F1 ATP synthase subunit gamma — protein sequence MANLKEIRAKVASIKSTQKITRAMQMVAASKMRRAQERMAQGRPYAENMHRVIAHLVQANPEYKHRYMVERPVKRVGYIIVSSDRGLAGGLNINLFKKVVKHVQQQQEQSIEVQFALIGQKAVSFFKNYGGKVLGATTQVGDAPSLEQLSGSVQVMLDAYDKGELDRIYLVSNGFVNAMTQNQKIEQLVPLAAAEEDKNLNRQYGWDYIYEPEAEELLNGLLVRYIESVVYQGVIENIACEQSARMVAMKAATDNAGEIIKSLQLIYNKLRQAAITQEISEIVGGAAAV from the coding sequence ATGGCAAATTTAAAAGAAATTCGCGCCAAAGTAGCTAGTATCAAGAGCACGCAGAAGATTACTCGAGCGATGCAAATGGTAGCAGCTTCTAAGATGCGTCGTGCGCAAGAGCGCATGGCTCAAGGCCGTCCGTATGCCGAAAATATGCACCGTGTAATTGCTCATTTGGTCCAAGCGAATCCTGAATACAAACACCGTTATATGGTTGAACGCCCGGTTAAGCGCGTTGGCTATATCATTGTGTCTTCAGATCGTGGCCTTGCTGGTGGTTTGAACATTAACCTGTTCAAGAAAGTGGTTAAACACGTTCAACAGCAACAAGAGCAGTCAATTGAAGTTCAATTTGCTTTAATTGGTCAAAAAGCGGTTTCGTTTTTTAAAAACTACGGCGGTAAAGTGCTTGGTGCGACGACGCAAGTCGGCGATGCCCCAAGTCTTGAGCAGTTATCTGGTTCTGTACAGGTGATGTTGGACGCTTATGATAAAGGCGAGTTAGATCGTATTTATCTAGTGTCAAACGGCTTTGTCAATGCCATGACTCAAAATCAAAAGATCGAACAACTTGTTCCTTTGGCTGCTGCTGAAGAAGACAAGAATCTGAACCGTCAATACGGTTGGGATTACATCTACGAGCCTGAAGCTGAAGAGCTTTTAAATGGCTTGTTGGTTCGCTATATCGAGTCTGTGGTGTATCAAGGTGTGATTGAAAACATCGCATGTGAGCAGTCTGCACGTATGGTCGCTATGAAAGCAGCGACAGACAACGCAGGCGAGATCATTAAGAGCCTGCAACTTATTTATAACAAGCTGCGTCAAGCCGCGATTACTCAGGAAATTTCTGAGATCGTTGGTGGTGCCGCTGCCGTTTAA
- the atpD gene encoding F0F1 ATP synthase subunit beta gives MNSGRIIQIIGAVIDVEFERNSVPKIYDALQVDGTETTLEVQQQLGDGVVRTIAMGSTEGLKRGLNVTNTNAPISVPVGTATLGRIMDVLGRPIDEAGPVATEARLPIHRQAPSYAEQAASTDLLETGIKVIDLLCPFAKGGKVGLFGGAGVGKTVNMMELINNIAKAHSGLSVFAGVGERTREGNDFYHEMKDSNVLDKVAMVYGQMNEPPGNRLRVALTGLTMAEYFRDEKDENGKGRDVLLFVDNIYRYTLAGTEVSALLGRMPSAVGYQPTLAEEMGVLQERITSTKSGSITSIQAVYVPADDLTDPSPATTFAHLDATVVLSRDIASSGIYPAIDPLDSTSRQLDPLVVGQEHYEIARSVQNVLQRYKELKDIIAILGMDELAEEDKLVVYRARKIQRFFSQPFHVAEVFTGAPGKLVSLKETIRGFKGLLAGEYDHIPEQAFYMVGGIDEVIAKAEKL, from the coding sequence ATGAATAGCGGTCGTATCATTCAGATCATCGGCGCGGTTATCGACGTCGAGTTTGAACGCAACAGCGTTCCTAAGATCTATGACGCTCTCCAAGTAGATGGTACTGAAACTACTTTAGAAGTTCAGCAACAGCTTGGTGATGGCGTAGTTCGTACTATTGCAATGGGTTCTACTGAAGGCCTTAAGCGTGGTTTGAACGTAACTAACACTAACGCGCCGATTTCTGTACCAGTAGGTACAGCGACTCTAGGCCGTATCATGGACGTTCTTGGTCGCCCAATCGACGAAGCTGGTCCTGTTGCGACTGAAGCGCGTTTACCAATTCACCGTCAAGCGCCTTCTTATGCAGAACAAGCGGCTTCTACTGACCTTTTAGAAACTGGTATTAAAGTCATCGACTTACTTTGCCCGTTCGCGAAAGGTGGTAAAGTTGGTCTGTTCGGTGGTGCCGGTGTTGGTAAAACTGTAAACATGATGGAGTTGATCAACAACATCGCGAAAGCTCACTCAGGTTTATCTGTGTTTGCTGGTGTTGGTGAGCGTACTCGTGAAGGTAACGACTTCTATCACGAAATGAAAGATTCTAACGTTCTAGACAAAGTAGCAATGGTCTACGGTCAGATGAACGAGCCACCGGGTAACCGTTTACGCGTAGCGTTGACTGGTCTTACTATGGCTGAATATTTCCGTGACGAGAAAGACGAAAACGGTAAAGGCCGTGACGTACTATTGTTCGTAGATAACATCTATCGTTATACACTAGCGGGTACTGAAGTATCAGCACTTCTAGGTCGTATGCCATCTGCAGTAGGTTACCAGCCTACACTTGCAGAAGAGATGGGTGTTCTTCAAGAACGTATTACATCGACTAAGTCTGGTTCTATTACGTCAATCCAAGCGGTATACGTACCTGCCGATGACTTAACAGATCCATCGCCTGCTACAACGTTTGCTCACTTAGACGCAACTGTTGTATTGAGCCGTGACATCGCATCTTCTGGTATTTACCCAGCGATCGATCCACTAGACTCAACTTCACGCCAGTTAGATCCGTTAGTTGTTGGTCAAGAGCATTATGAAATTGCACGTTCTGTACAGAACGTATTGCAACGTTATAAAGAGCTTAAAGACATCATCGCGATTCTTGGTATGGACGAGCTTGCTGAAGAAGATAAACTGGTTGTTTACCGTGCGCGTAAAATCCAGCGTTTCTTCTCTCAACCGTTCCACGTAGCTGAAGTATTTACTGGTGCTCCTGGTAAATTAGTATCTCTTAAAGAAACGATTCGTGGCTTTAAAGGTCTTCTAGCTGGTGAATACGATCACATCCCAGAACAAGCGTTCTACATGGTTGGTGGTATTGACGAAGTTATTGCTAAAGCCGAGAAACTTTAA
- a CDS encoding F0F1 ATP synthase subunit epsilon, translating into MATMQCDVVSVQESLYSGTITMLIAKGAGGELGIMPGHAPLVTLLQPGAIRVILENGTEELIYVSGGVLEVQPHVVTVLADTAVRAENLDEAAIVEARKHAEALLANQKSDLDSAAALAALAETAAQLETIRKIKNRAQ; encoded by the coding sequence ATGGCGACTATGCAATGTGATGTTGTAAGTGTTCAGGAGTCTTTGTACTCAGGCACTATAACTATGCTAATTGCAAAAGGTGCTGGCGGTGAGTTGGGTATTATGCCTGGCCATGCTCCGTTGGTAACTTTGCTCCAACCTGGCGCGATCCGCGTTATTTTGGAAAACGGTACAGAAGAGTTGATCTATGTATCTGGTGGTGTTCTAGAAGTTCAACCGCATGTTGTTACGGTTCTTGCAGATACTGCAGTCCGTGCAGAAAACTTAGATGAAGCAGCTATTGTTGAAGCGCGTAAACACGCTGAAGCATTGCTTGCGAATCAAAAGAGCGATTTGGACTCTGCTGCTGCTTTGGCTGCTCTTGCAGAAACTGCTGCACAGTTGGAAACGATCCGCAAAATCAAAAACCGCGCTCAATAA
- a CDS encoding NAD-dependent succinate-semialdehyde dehydrogenase: MAYQSINPFTNQKLKDYPSHSDQDIQNALDTAEQILKSDWSQQVDTRIEVLRKLASNMREQKSELAKLMTLDMGKLIKQSEGEIETCAKIAEYYADHAKEFLAPVSYETELGEAWVEHHPLGIIMAVEPWNFPFYQLMRVFAPNCAIGNPVLAKHAGIVPQCAEAFEQLVLDAGAPKGVWTNLFISSDQVAEVIADKRVRGVALTGSEGAGSAVAEQAGKHLKKSTLELGGNDVFIVLDDTDLERAIKLGCQARVNNAGQVCTAAKRFILHEKIAEKFKAGMLKAFEQLKLGDPLDPETTLGPLSSKDALEKLSKQVDKAVAQGATVVTGGKAVEYQGNFYAPTILENITRENEAWYEEFFGPVAQIYVAKDDDEIVEIANDSNYGLGGVIHSQDIERAKKLASRVETGMIWINWFTDTTPELPFGGIKNSGYGHELSIDGFREFVQKKLVVVKSPKK; this comes from the coding sequence ATGGCTTATCAATCTATTAATCCATTTACCAATCAAAAATTGAAAGACTATCCATCCCATAGCGATCAAGATATTCAAAATGCACTCGATACAGCAGAACAAATCCTAAAGTCAGACTGGTCACAACAGGTCGATACTCGTATTGAAGTACTGCGCAAATTGGCCAGCAATATGCGAGAGCAAAAATCTGAACTCGCTAAACTCATGACGCTGGATATGGGTAAACTGATCAAGCAGAGTGAAGGTGAAATCGAAACCTGCGCCAAAATTGCCGAATACTATGCTGATCATGCCAAAGAATTTTTAGCGCCCGTGTCCTATGAAACGGAACTGGGTGAGGCCTGGGTTGAGCATCATCCACTGGGTATTATCATGGCGGTGGAACCGTGGAATTTCCCATTTTATCAACTGATGCGCGTCTTTGCGCCGAACTGTGCGATTGGTAATCCGGTTCTGGCAAAACATGCTGGCATTGTACCGCAATGTGCGGAAGCCTTTGAACAACTAGTCTTGGATGCAGGCGCACCCAAAGGTGTCTGGACCAATCTGTTTATCAGCAGTGATCAGGTTGCTGAAGTAATTGCAGACAAGCGTGTGCGTGGTGTGGCATTGACAGGTTCAGAAGGTGCGGGCAGTGCTGTGGCTGAACAGGCCGGGAAACATCTTAAAAAATCAACGCTGGAACTGGGCGGTAATGATGTATTCATCGTGCTCGATGATACAGATTTGGAACGCGCGATCAAGTTAGGCTGTCAGGCGCGGGTCAATAATGCCGGGCAGGTGTGTACGGCGGCGAAACGATTTATTCTGCATGAAAAAATTGCCGAAAAATTCAAAGCCGGTATGCTGAAAGCTTTTGAACAGTTAAAACTGGGTGATCCGCTCGATCCTGAAACGACGTTAGGACCGCTGTCTTCAAAAGACGCGCTAGAAAAACTCAGCAAACAGGTTGATAAGGCAGTAGCACAAGGTGCGACCGTAGTCACTGGCGGCAAAGCTGTAGAATATCAAGGTAATTTCTATGCACCGACTATTCTGGAAAATATCACGCGTGAAAATGAAGCCTGGTATGAAGAATTCTTTGGTCCGGTAGCACAAATTTATGTGGCCAAGGATGATGATGAAATTGTCGAAATTGCCAATGATTCTAATTATGGCTTAGGTGGCGTGATTCATTCACAGGATATCGAGCGCGCTAAAAAACTGGCGTCACGGGTAGAAACTGGCATGATCTGGATCAACTGGTTTACTGACACCACGCCCGAATTGCCATTTGGTGGAATCAAAAATTCCGGTTATGGGCATGAACTGTCGATTGATGGTTTTAGAGAGTTTGTGCAGAAGAAACTGGTCGTCGTCAAAAGCCCGAAAAAATAA